A stretch of DNA from Tribolium castaneum strain GA2 chromosome 7, icTriCast1.1, whole genome shotgun sequence:
ACTGCCATCCTTCCCTTTTTACCTAGTGGTTCTGCCACTACTCTGTACATACCAGACATACCAGGTGGTGCTGCCACCCTAATTTGCCAGTGGTACTGCCACTCTTCACATTTACACACATCAGGTGGTACTGCCACCTTCCAGGCCTAGTAGGACTGCCACTAGCCGATTAATTGCACTTTGAGTGATACAGCCATTcactttttattgtttgtaatCAACTTTATTTGTATTCGATCCGTTTTGTTTACTTTACTTACTTAGTAACTTAATCAGAAGTCTCCGTTGAGGGCCAAGATCTCAACTGTTCGTGTGCAGCTACAGTGGTCCTCTGTCCCTTTTTCGTTAACAGATATCTCTCGTTCGGAAGTCGTTTTGACACAGTATAAGGGCCTATGTACTTCGCTTTTAACTTTCCACCACCAGCTAGTTGAGAATCTTCAACTGCTACCTTATCTCCttccaaaaataaacttgAACGAAATCGAGTCGCATCGAATCGCTGAGCGTGCTTTTTCTTGTTTTCCTGCATACGGACACGTGCATCGGCGACGGCCTTGTCAGGGTCGACGAAATGATCGCTTGTCGGCGCGTCTCCCAAAAATTGTTGAGTTGCGACCAATCTCGGATTTATTCCCAATTGTAGTACTGCGGGTACGTAACCAGTTGCAGAATGAACAGTAGAATTCAAATTGTCTTCAATTACGAATCTGCATTTTCCCGGTAGTAATATGATCCCGTGTATTATTTCGATAAGTTTCCAACATTGTTTCTAATCGTTGGTTGATGTCATCGGTGAGACCActtcggtttatttttaggCAATGCGTTGTTAATACTTTCGGAAGATTGCGATGGTCATGGTGTAACTCGAGACCCTCGCTTGTTTTCTCGATGCGTAAGCAAGATCGACTTATCACATCCCAGCCAATAATCACGTCAATATTACCAGGAATTGCGGAATCGGGCACAACCAAAAAGGCTACTTCGAGAGTCACTTTTGGCAAAAAGATAATTAGTTCGGAAACACCCACAGCGTATACGGTTTGAGTTCCAACACCAGCGAAAGCACACGATTCACTAGTGTTACGAATTCGAGCGTCCAACGCTTTAACTACAGAATGTTTTATGATGGAAACGTCAGCACCACTATCAATTAAGTAAACGAACCTAAActtattgtttttctttaacaaCGAAGCCATTGGCGTTGTATTCAAGTGGCGGTACTTTTTCACCACAAACGCTTTTTTTGGCCTGCCGTGTTTCAACCAACAATTTGACTCCGTGTGTCCCATCTTCTTACAGTGGGAACACGTTGGTGGGCCATCTTTTGTCTCTACTGCCACCTTAGTACTAGTATCTTTGTCAATGTCCACATTACAATTGTTTTTATGGTGTCCACTTTGACCACATCTAAAGCAAGATCCTTTCACAAATTTTTCACGACGTCGCGGCATACTAGACACATCAGTGGACCGAGAACTCTGGTTTTGCACGACTCGCTGTTTCCTGCGGCGAGCATCAAACTCGCTCAGGATCTTCAGGAGCTCCCGATCATCAGTGGGTTGATGCATGCGGATGGTAGCCTGAGCTTCTCCGTGGTCCAACCCATACTCTACCATACTAAGGATGGTGTTCCAATGCAAGTCGCGATAGAATCGATTGATGGATCGAAGCTTTCGGATTCCGTAGTCGCTAAGTGACTCACAATCGCGACTGCGGAGAGTAGCAGCAGTAAATGCTCGGGCACCTGGTGTTTCGCGATCTGGGAACGCAACTATaaggtttttgcaaaattcatcTCAGGTGCGATGTACTGGTCTCCAGTCACAGTAGTATCGATGGGCACTCCCCTTAAGAGCTTCGCCCGCTTTGGCAATCATGAGGACATCCCCAATATGTAATTCTACCTTAAGTTTAGTTGCGATGTCCAACCAATCCTCGATTGCGTAATCGCTACTTTCGGGATTAAATTCCGACAAGCGGAAAGATGTGTTTGCTAAAGCTTGCGCAGAACCTTCTCCGGTTGCTGACGTGCTAGGTGTTGGCCCAGTTGCCATCTTGGAATGACGTGTTATTTCGGTCATCTCAGATAACTGTTTTTGTTAAGCAGCTACAAGCGCAATTAGCGTTTCCTGCCACACAACCTTGGCTCGTTTTGGGGCGGGGGGATGATTGTCTTGTTGTTCTTCTTCTGTCACATTCTCGTCTTCAAGATTCGAGATGTCTTCAGGAAGATTGTTTTCCTCCGCCATTGTTCTTTGTCTTAAACTATTTCACAACAGACACTAGTGGGAACTTCGCGGTAGGATTCTCGAATCCCACTTCTGATGTTAGCTTCCCAAAGGGGTAAACAAGAGTGAATGGGGTTTTACCGCCTGAAAGACACTATTCGGAAAacaccattttattttatacagaTTTGAACTGCGTACTACGCGACTACTGCGTATTCGTACTATTCGACGCCTTCGCAGGCGCCTGCGTCGGGTACGCCTGGGTATTGCCATTGGAACTGCCTATATTCCGCTAACATGCTTATCAAATATCAGGAAAATCTTTGGACCGACGGCAATTTTAGCAACTCACTACTTTACTAACTTTGAAAGTACTCAACCACTTTAAATAATCCTGTCAGGAGAGCTGGTGCCGAGGTGTCGGGGTCAGGTCATCAATTTTAGTTAAGACAAcgtctgaaaaataaaatgggggTGTGAGTAATCCAGTCCATCAGAGTGAGACGTCCACAATCGCCATTTGTGAACCAATAAATGTAACAGTCGTTAACccaaaataattatgcaaatctaccatcaataaaatatgtaattcgAATAGAATCGGTTGAGCTCTGTCCAAGGGGTTTAAAAGGTTAACAGTCGCAGTCCTGGTCAATAGGACTCCAGGAGCATAGGGGAAAACCAGGCAAAGGGTTACCCCTTTGCTCATAGATACCACCCAGCCCGCCTGTCTCTGGATCAGCAGCAATCGAGAGACCACCTCGCGGTTCTGACGTGCAATAGGCAACGCTGCCTTGTCATCCACCACTTGTCTTAGGTTGTGCAATGAGTACCCCGGTAATATCCGTCCAGCGTCTACTTCGAGACCCGCAGGTCATTCAACACCAAGCGTGCAATGGATATTATGTTCATGGTACTCGCCTATGACCAACATAAAAAGGGGGCGGTTTCGGGCAGTGCAATGATCACCTTTTTGGCCAACCTGCTCAGCCGCTAATCAAACATAGCCCTAAGCGTGCAATGGAGGCCCTCTTCATAGTGCAGGTGGTGAACAAGTCCCTATAAACCTCATGGCCGCAGCCGTATCTCAGGGGCGGTTCCGGGCAATGAACACCTTTTTGGCTAACCTGCTCAACTGCTAATCACACATAGCCCTGAGCGTGCAATGGAAGCCCTCTTCATAGTGCAGGTGGCGAACAAGTCCCTTAACCTCATAGCCGAAGCCGTCTCACGGACCAACGAGCAAGTGCAATGATCACCTTCCAGCGTTCTCCCCACGACCTATTCTGCAACCTAGACCTGGGGGTGCAATGAACGCGGCTGCCTAGTGATCCCCCGCGTCcacaaataaacataaacCAGACCTGGAGGCCTCGCGACGCCGCGACCCTCCAGCGTCCCCTGTTGGGTTAATCTCGGCGTGCAATGGGCATTTTCGAGCGCCGCCCCGCCTCAAGCTTAACCGTGGATTAATTAAGGATAGACAGACTAACAAAGTTTAGCTCGACATGTCGGGGCTCAACTCAATCTTATTCATAGTTCGTCAACTCTCAATTCAATATCATTCTCATCAAATATCACCAACTTTAGTATCaaccaattaaataaactatcAACTGATGAATAGCGCattaattcaacttcagtTTGATATTGTACTCAATACTCACGCAGGTTTCTGATGAACGTTATCAACAATTATAAATATCAACACCgcagcaattaaaataatgattgaaCGACTCACCCTACCGTTGATATGGTAATTATCATAAATCTCTACACCTTATGGGATTGAAAAACCCCAACAAACTGGGATTACTCAGTGATAACTTACCTTGATTCACTTAAGCAATTACTTTAAGTCACTCTAACTTGGAACTGACTCTAGCTCACACTACCCCTCTAAAGTGTGggtgaaaactaaaaactcaTATGCAAAATTGCATATTCGAAGGCGTCTTTCTCACGGTCGACTTGGGGTGGTCTGCTTGTCACCCTGACTAGCTAATAAATTAGGCTCAAGTGTTTATGTTTCTCGAAATAAAAGTCTCGGGGTCTTTTCGGAACTTTACTGACTAATTACCCTAATTATCTACATGCTAATCTATgacgaaaagtaaaaaaaaaacaaactaccattaaattaaaatataaataaaaaaaattatgaccgCTCGGACTTCAATctacaattatttaattattatctaaTTTTCGTAACTTATACGATAATGAAATAATACGAAACGAACTAAATTTAAATGGCAAATTTTTGTGGGGGTTCGTAAGTTGGAAATAGAGACCAAATCACATCGCCAATTAGTTATCGCGCTCTTTACTCATATCCATCAATCAACACGCTCGAGTTTCTTACGCTTTCCAGAGCAAATCTTAATAACTTTAACGTGTTCATGTCTAAAGTAAATAAACCAGATTTCATTTTAAACCAAAACAGATCTATTTCGTATCGCAACAGACGGAATATAATATGGTACGACATGGTAAGTTAGAGCTGCTAGGCAGAAACAAATCAAAACTTACTCATTATTACTGCAAATCGGCTCGGAAGACTCTGGGTCTGGTAAACTGGACACTAAGAGGTAGCTAAGAGCTATCTCCACTGACAATGTAACTGACCGCAAAATGATGCGACTGATTGCGAATAAGTCTGATCAAGTCAATATGGAGATCCGCGGCTTCGTCTATTTATTAGCACAGTCATGTGACATGATCACATGGTGCAAATCTGACGTGTCTTCTGTTTGACGTTCACATACACGTGTCATGGTCATCCTTCGATTCGGGTGAGAATGTTTATAATACGTCTTTAAGCAATTAGCTTAACATGGTTTTGCACTAAATGGTGATCTATTTCAGCTCTAATTCGTACACGATATTAATTGAAATGGAATTTTCCCGATTTTAACAGTGAGAAAGTGTATAATTTAGTCTCTTTACAttggattttgaaaaataatggcGCACAAAAAGGCAAGCGCTTTTTAGCATGTCACACCCGCAGACGTCCGCAAAATGTTCAGGTTTTCCGCTGACGAAGCATTTTTTTGACTGGGGAGCCGGGTTCCTCTCGAAGATGCGTAATGTACCAGTTTATCACAAGAAAAACAGATAGGCCTTTCCATTCTTGGTCCAAGTATGTGGGAATTGTCGCCGAATTTTCCATTTTCGGTTTTCCTCGTGGCTGGTCCGTGACCTGTCCGCTTCCGTTTGCTGACGTTGCGGTTTGTCGTTTATTGTTACGAACGCATTCTCCGCTAAAATGTTGTTAACCAGAGACTTTTTCTACACTTCGCTAACTTTGAAAACAAGATTTTTGATGTCTTTCTTACTCATCTTTGGGTCGccaaacatcaaaaatgtttCCGCTAATTGTGGCAGCAAACCTTTTTCGCAAAACATTCTGAAGGTCGCATCCGGCATGTGAGGGTCGTATTCCTGTTGAAGCGACAATAACTCGAAATAATAGGATTTTATGTCTTCGTTCCctgttttgcatttttcgtgtaTTTTCCTCGTCCGAATTCCTCTAGGAAGTCTGCTACTAATTGCCTCTACGTTTTTGTAGCGTTTTGTACTTCTCCTGTATACTCATTATACCATACCGACGCCGACTTTTCTAGGAAAATCGGAAGGTACGCAATTTTTAAGTTGTCGTCCCAAGCGTATTGTATTCGTTACGTTAGATTCATTCTGTATAATGTTAGAACAAGAAAAGTACGAGCTTTAGCTTTAACAACGTTTTAAACAATAGTTTACGAGAGGATAGgtgcaaatttttcaactaCTGTTTCCAGCCATTTCTCCTTATTTGCGAAGACCCCATTGACAGTGAATGCTTGGCACTTCaacctattttattttatagtcgATGTTACCCATATTTAATTCGACGAAGGGTGCTGAATGAACGCTCTTTGGTGCTTGTGGTGCAAGGCTGCGAAAGCAGTATCATTATCGTTTTTCTAATGGTAGGAAAAAACAGTTGagtttttcttaaaatctCAGGGATGCCGGCGCTTCCTGCATCTTATTCCACATTTTAAACCACTACTCACTTTCTTTTTCGATATCATCCAAAGTGTAAAAACTTACGCTAGATGAAATGACTTGATTCCATTTTCCCAAGACAGATTTTTCATGTTACTTAGATGGAAATATGTTAACAAACATGCAGACGATTTGTATGCAGAAAAACTGTCTTTTATCGAAGATATCAGAGAATCTAAAAGGGAATTACTAGTGGCTTTCTCTAAAACTCGGATGGATTTTCGGCTGTGGGGTTGGTTTGATGCTTTTGTCGACCAGCAATTCGAGTGGCGGTTGGCAATAGCGCTTGTTTCCTTCAACGGTTGGCTGTGACGTTATCCGCATGTTGTTGATGATCAAAATATGTTCCAATATTGCagaatattttgaaattaacaccACTGCCACAACAAATGAAGATCTTGTCGCTGCTGCATGCATCTGATTTTCCTCCTCAGCTATTGTCTTCAGTGGTTTAACAGTATCGACAAAGTAATGATCCTTAAAAACAAGAATGCTTTTGTACTTCTCTGACTATCTAGTCTCACATAATTTAggaataataacaataagttTGCGTCATAGAACAGACtctcgaaaaaatttattcttttctTGATAGTACCAACGCAGTTTTGAATTTCTGGGATAACGTTTAAGTCGTGAACAAGGTTCAGCTTGTGCGAGAAGCAATGGGAGTTCAA
This window harbors:
- the LOC135266725 gene encoding uncharacterized protein LOC135266725, coding for MVEYGLDHGEAQATIRMHQPTDDRELLKILSEFDARRRKQRVVQNQSSRSTDVSSMPRRREKFVKGSCFRCGQSGHHKNNCNVDIDKDTSTKVAVETKDGPPTCSHCKKMGHTESNCWLKHGRPKKAFVVKKYRHLNTTPMASLLKKNNKFRFVYLIDSGADVSIIKHSVVKALDARIRNTSESCAFAGVGTQTVYAVGVSELIIFLPKVTLEVAFLVVPDSAIPGNIDVIIGWDVISRSCLRIEKTSEGLELHHDHRNLPKVLTTHCLKINRSGLTDDINQRLETMLETYRNNTRDHITTGKMQIRN